A window of Aliarcobacter trophiarum LMG 25534 contains these coding sequences:
- a CDS encoding MFS transporter, translating to MIKSVLPLSFIISLRFFGLFIVLPVISVYAFSLDGANATLVGVVVGGYALTQVIFQTPFGIMSDKLGRKGTIITGLLLFAIGSLICALATDIFALLLGRLLQGAGAIGAVVTAMISDVVKEEQRGKAMAIMGGFIGLSFALAMGLGPIIGGYSGVPTLFYITMVLSLVAIFVLIKKVPNPPKITHTYNEKLNLSDVLGNVNINKMHITNFLQKALMTFAFLVIPIILTKTYNWDIKDLWQVYIPSMILGLLAMGPASIFAEKKGKYREVLVIGILFFIISYLLMGFSSSSTLFCVGVVVFFVGFNMHEPIMQSLTSKFAKVHQRGSVLGVFNSFGYLGTFVGGVFGGILLDKLNSYELESFTMVVAIICILWAILIILMKNPAKTKNLYLSLDEYKLENSGKLNDNSNIDEWYINNTENILVVKYSQDKINEDDIKSILK from the coding sequence ATGATTAAATCAGTTTTACCTTTGAGTTTTATTATATCTTTACGATTCTTTGGACTTTTTATAGTTCTTCCTGTTATCTCAGTTTATGCCTTTAGCCTTGATGGTGCAAATGCTACACTTGTTGGAGTTGTTGTTGGTGGCTATGCTCTAACGCAAGTAATATTTCAAACTCCTTTTGGAATTATGAGTGACAAATTGGGAAGAAAAGGCACAATTATCACAGGACTTCTACTCTTTGCTATTGGTTCACTTATTTGTGCTTTGGCAACAGATATTTTTGCTCTTCTTTTAGGAAGACTTTTACAAGGAGCTGGAGCTATTGGAGCAGTTGTAACTGCTATGATTAGTGATGTTGTAAAAGAGGAACAAAGAGGAAAAGCTATGGCTATTATGGGTGGATTTATTGGTCTATCATTTGCTCTTGCTATGGGATTAGGACCAATAATTGGTGGATATTCTGGAGTTCCAACTCTTTTTTATATAACTATGGTTTTATCTTTAGTGGCTATTTTTGTATTAATTAAAAAAGTACCAAACCCACCAAAAATAACTCACACTTATAATGAAAAATTAAATCTAAGCGATGTTTTAGGAAATGTAAATATAAACAAAATGCATATTACAAACTTTCTACAAAAAGCTTTAATGACTTTTGCCTTTTTAGTTATTCCAATAATTCTTACAAAAACATATAATTGGGACATAAAAGATTTATGGCAAGTATATATTCCATCTATGATTTTAGGGCTTCTTGCCATGGGACCTGCTTCAATTTTTGCTGAAAAAAAAGGTAAATATAGAGAGGTTTTAGTTATAGGTATTTTATTCTTTATAATCTCATATTTACTTATGGGATTTAGCAGTAGCTCTACTTTGTTTTGTGTTGGTGTTGTAGTATTTTTTGTAGGTTTCAATATGCACGAACCAATTATGCAATCTCTTACATCTAAGTTTGCAAAAGTTCACCAAAGAGGGAGTGTTTTAGGAGTATTTAACTCTTTTGGATATTTAGGAACATTTGTAGGTGGAGTTTTTGGTGGAATTTTATTGGATAAGCTAAACTCATATGAGCTAGAGAGCTTTACAATGGTAGTTGCTATTATTTGTATATTATGGGCAATTTTAATAATTTTAATGAAAAATCCTGCAAAAACAAAAAATTTATATCTAAGCTTAGATGAGTATAAACTTGAAAATAGTGGAAAGTTAAATGATAACTCAAATATTGATGAGTGGTATATAAATAATACAGAAAATATTTTGGTAGTAAAATATAGCCAAGATAAGATAAATGAAGATGATATTAAATCTATTTTAAAGTGA
- a CDS encoding valine--tRNA ligase — MSDKYEPSKVEDSFYKIWENRGYFEIDGNKSIQEPNKNFAIMMPPPNVTGSLHIGHALTFTLQDIITRYKRMDGFKTLWQPGTDHAGIATQNVVEKQLIAEGTTKEKLGREAFLERVWKWKEFSGGTIVHQMRKLGVSPAWSRERFTMDEGLKEAVKEAFIKLYDEGMITQNNYMVNWCTHDGALSDIEVEHEEVNGKFYHMNYYFADDSGFVTVATTRPETYFGDSAIMVHPDDERYKNLIGKEVLLPLIERKIKIIADSHVDMEFGTGVVKVTPAHDTNDYEVGLRHNLEFIKCFDEKGILNQECGEFEGIERLKARDLIVKKLQETGHLIKIEEHIHQVGHCYRCKNIVEPYISKQWFVSKEVAKKSIEKTYAGEAKFHPPHWLNSYRAWMDELRDWCISRQLWWGHRIPVFYCDECNHQWADKNDNPKECPKCKSEKLHQDPDVLDTWFSSALWAFSPLGWGNDGQMKDTFTKSDLKDFYPNSLLITGFDIMFFWVARMMMMGEHFMGQLPFKDIYMHALVRDEHGAKMSKSKGNVIDPLDMVETHSADIIRFTLAYLAVQGRDIKLGEKNLEQFRNFTNKLYNASNFLTLNVDTFPDLKDITIKTPLGLYMQSRLSSAVDEVRDSLESYKFNEAASTLYRFVWMEFCDWGIEYSKASKDSILELGSLFKETLKMVSPFMPFISDYLYHKLSGTTLENSDSLMIMNFPKNIKKDENIENMFAIIEEAIVSIRRAKVVIDMGNSKISKAYIKLDKLIDTAVAKPFIEKLAKVDEIEFVSSKVENSITDVSNSLEVYLPTQEIDMKPIIDKLEKQKEKAQKEFDKLNGMLSNERFVANAPANVIEENKKSLEEVKTRLEKIEAELKSLS, encoded by the coding sequence ATGAGCGATAAATATGAACCATCAAAGGTGGAAGATAGTTTTTATAAGATTTGGGAAAATAGAGGATATTTTGAAATTGATGGAAACAAATCAATTCAAGAGCCAAACAAAAATTTTGCAATTATGATGCCACCTCCAAATGTAACAGGGAGTTTACATATTGGTCATGCACTTACATTTACTTTGCAAGATATTATTACAAGATATAAAAGAATGGATGGTTTTAAAACTCTTTGGCAACCAGGTACCGATCATGCTGGAATAGCAACTCAAAATGTTGTAGAAAAACAACTAATCGCAGAAGGTACTACAAAAGAGAAACTAGGAAGAGAAGCTTTTTTAGAGCGAGTTTGGAAGTGGAAAGAGTTTAGTGGTGGAACAATAGTTCATCAAATGAGAAAATTAGGAGTAAGTCCAGCTTGGAGTAGAGAGCGATTTACTATGGATGAGGGTTTAAAAGAGGCTGTAAAAGAGGCATTTATAAAACTTTATGATGAGGGAATGATTACTCAAAATAACTATATGGTAAATTGGTGTACACATGATGGAGCTTTGAGTGATATTGAAGTTGAACATGAAGAGGTAAATGGAAAGTTTTATCATATGAACTATTACTTTGCAGATGATAGTGGATTTGTAACAGTTGCAACAACAAGACCTGAAACATATTTTGGAGATAGTGCTATTATGGTACATCCAGATGACGAGAGATACAAAAATTTAATTGGAAAAGAAGTTCTTTTACCACTAATAGAGAGAAAAATAAAAATTATTGCAGATTCTCATGTAGATATGGAGTTCGGAACGGGAGTTGTAAAAGTGACTCCAGCTCATGATACAAATGACTATGAAGTAGGGCTTAGACACAATTTAGAGTTTATAAAATGTTTTGATGAAAAAGGGATTTTAAACCAAGAGTGTGGAGAGTTTGAAGGAATTGAGAGATTAAAAGCAAGAGATTTAATAGTAAAAAAACTTCAAGAAACTGGGCATTTAATTAAAATAGAAGAGCATATTCATCAAGTAGGGCACTGTTATAGATGTAAAAATATAGTTGAACCATATATCTCAAAACAGTGGTTTGTAAGTAAAGAAGTTGCAAAAAAATCTATAGAAAAAACTTATGCAGGTGAAGCTAAATTTCATCCACCACACTGGTTAAACTCATATAGAGCTTGGATGGATGAGTTAAGAGATTGGTGCATCTCAAGACAACTTTGGTGGGGACATAGAATTCCAGTGTTTTATTGTGATGAGTGTAATCACCAATGGGCAGATAAAAATGACAATCCAAAAGAGTGTCCAAAATGTAAAAGTGAAAAACTTCATCAAGATCCAGATGTTTTAGATACTTGGTTTAGTAGTGCTTTATGGGCATTTTCACCACTTGGTTGGGGAAATGATGGACAAATGAAAGATACTTTTACAAAGAGTGATTTAAAAGATTTTTATCCAAACTCTTTACTAATAACTGGGTTTGATATTATGTTTTTCTGGGTTGCTAGAATGATGATGATGGGTGAGCATTTTATGGGGCAACTTCCATTTAAAGATATTTATATGCATGCTCTTGTAAGAGATGAACATGGTGCAAAGATGTCAAAAAGTAAAGGAAATGTAATAGACCCATTAGATATGGTTGAGACTCATAGTGCTGATATTATTAGATTTACTTTAGCTTATTTAGCAGTTCAAGGAAGAGATATAAAACTTGGAGAGAAAAACTTAGAGCAGTTTAGAAACTTTACAAATAAACTTTATAATGCTTCAAACTTTTTAACACTAAATGTAGATACATTTCCTGATTTAAAAGATATAACTATAAAGACACCACTAGGACTTTATATGCAAAGTCGTCTTTCTAGTGCAGTTGATGAAGTAAGAGATAGTTTGGAAAGTTATAAATTCAATGAAGCTGCTAGCACTTTATATAGATTTGTTTGGATGGAGTTTTGTGACTGGGGAATTGAGTATAGTAAAGCATCTAAAGATAGTATTTTAGAACTAGGTAGCTTATTTAAAGAGACATTAAAAATGGTAAGTCCTTTTATGCCATTTATTAGTGATTATTTATATCATAAATTAAGTGGAACTACACTTGAAAATAGTGACTCTTTAATGATAATGAACTTTCCAAAAAATATTAAAAAAGATGAAAACATAGAAAATATGTTTGCAATTATTGAAGAGGCAATAGTATCTATAAGAAGAGCAAAAGTTGTTATTGATATGGGTAACTCAAAAATTTCAAAAGCATATATTAAACTTGATAAATTAATAGATACAGCTGTTGCTAAACCATTTATTGAGAAATTAGCAAAGGTTGATGAGATAGAGTTTGTATCTTCTAAAGTTGAGAACTCTATTACAGATGTTTCAAACAGTCTTGAAGTATATCTTCCAACACAAGAGATTGATATGAAACCAATTATTGATAAGTTAGAGAAACAAAAAGAGAAAGCACAAAAAGAGTTTGATAAATTAAATGGAATGCTTTCAAATGAAAGATTTGTTGCAAATGCACCTGCAAATGTAATTGAAGAGAATAAAAAGTCTTTAGAAGAAGTAAAAACAAGGTTAGAAAAGATAGAGGCTGAACTTAAAAGTTTGAGTTAA
- a CDS encoding NnrS family protein, producing MTSWYKKFASQPHQPFFTNGILFFILFITLFAFAYSNSIKLDTALLTYHAYALVFVVFIQFFLGFLFVVFPKFLMQSEVEPKDYMNQFFLYFISSLGIFLSLIFYSKITILFQIMMLFAQILSFRLLYTIHRKSIMKDKNDTKWILMAFSTGIVSHLIYIVSEFNFSYSYLVSKIAINSGFYLFLFMIIFVISQRMIPFFTRVMVPEYIINKSPKLLDTIFVLLLLKVILFSFENSKLNLLADIPLFIFITKELFRWKMPTLSTPPIVWILHLALYWIVVAFFISIVEGVFAFINPNFYFEKIVVHTLAIGYFVTVLIGFGTRVVLGHSGRKITTGVFAISIFIAVQILVFVRIFASISVNFGLSYIFFIELSAILLIVALIIWSCKYVAILLENDKKPEVVSSNTDTNKKQEIQSKWKA from the coding sequence ATGACTTCGTGGTACAAAAAGTTTGCCTCACAACCACATCAACCATTTTTCACAAATGGAATATTGTTTTTTATACTTTTTATAACTCTATTTGCTTTTGCTTATTCAAATAGTATAAAATTAGATACTGCACTTCTAACATATCATGCTTATGCTCTTGTTTTTGTGGTATTTATTCAATTCTTTTTAGGTTTTTTATTTGTTGTTTTCCCAAAATTTTTAATGCAGAGTGAAGTTGAACCAAAAGATTATATGAATCAATTCTTTCTCTATTTTATATCTAGCTTAGGTATATTCTTATCTCTTATTTTCTATTCAAAGATTACTATTTTATTTCAGATTATGATGCTTTTTGCACAAATTTTGAGTTTTAGATTACTTTATACTATACATAGAAAAAGTATAATGAAAGATAAAAATGATACAAAATGGATTTTAATGGCATTTAGTACAGGAATTGTCTCTCATCTTATCTATATAGTTTCAGAATTTAATTTTAGTTATTCATATTTAGTCTCTAAAATTGCTATAAATAGTGGATTTTATCTATTCTTATTTATGATTATATTTGTTATTTCTCAAAGAATGATACCTTTCTTTACAAGAGTTATGGTTCCTGAATATATTATAAATAAAAGTCCAAAACTATTGGATACTATTTTTGTACTTTTACTTCTAAAAGTTATTTTATTTAGTTTTGAAAATAGTAAGTTAAACTTATTAGCAGATATTCCACTTTTTATATTTATTACAAAAGAGTTGTTTCGTTGGAAAATGCCTACACTTTCTACTCCACCTATAGTTTGGATACTTCATTTGGCTCTTTATTGGATTGTTGTTGCATTTTTTATCTCTATTGTTGAGGGAGTTTTTGCCTTTATAAATCCAAATTTTTATTTTGAAAAGATTGTAGTTCATACTTTAGCTATTGGATATTTTGTTACAGTTTTGATTGGATTTGGTACAAGAGTTGTGTTAGGACACTCTGGAAGAAAAATAACAACAGGGGTATTTGCTATTTCAATATTTATAGCTGTTCAGATTTTAGTTTTTGTTAGAATCTTTGCATCAATTAGTGTAAATTTTGGTTTAAGTTATATCTTTTTTATAGAGTTGAGTGCTATTTTATTGATAGTAGCTTTGATTATTTGGTCTTGTAAATATGTTGCTATTTTATTGGAAAATGATAAAAAACCAGAAGTAGTGTCTTCAAATACAGATACAAATAAAAAACAAGAGATTCAATCAAAATGGAAGGCTTAA
- a CDS encoding methyl-accepting chemotaxis protein, with product MFFSNKNDKLLQEAIDRNYAVIYFKPDGTIIKANQNFLNVMGYTLEEVIGKHHSIFCETEFVITQEYKDSWDNLRAGETVTAEFKRVKKDGNLIFLRASYMPVIENGKVVEVVKLAQDITKNRLRNLFYIGQVKAINKSNAVIEFDMNGNILNANDNFLNTLGYTKDEILGKHHSIFCEDNYKNSNEYKEFWKKLNHGEFDSGVYLRLGKNGKKVWIQATYNPILDMNGKAFKVVKYATDITTKTNTMMDIEKEIKEFSNSLNTLLSTSNNMLKDAKFSNENSQNATNASQNINSLIEDLSKKIDEMQHATINIASKTSTNEKIAEDANEQSRKTAAAMIKLNEESQKIGDTVNIISQIAFQTNILSLNAAVEAATAGEAGKGFAVVAQEVRNLATRSNDAAKNITERIALIQNLVKNSLDSIHEIDDTISNISSISKEISLSMSDQKQNSSIISQSAKDGSESLNEVTKNMRDVVLSTQNTLIEAQKTQDSSNSLVEISNKLIKTLQELK from the coding sequence ATGTTTTTTAGCAACAAAAATGATAAGCTTTTACAAGAAGCAATAGATAGAAACTATGCAGTTATCTACTTCAAGCCAGATGGTACAATAATTAAGGCAAACCAAAATTTCCTAAATGTTATGGGTTATACTTTGGAAGAGGTAATTGGAAAACATCACTCAATATTTTGTGAAACAGAATTTGTTATAACACAAGAGTATAAAGATAGTTGGGATAACTTAAGAGCTGGAGAAACTGTAACAGCAGAATTTAAAAGAGTAAAAAAAGATGGAAATCTAATATTTTTAAGAGCCTCTTATATGCCAGTTATTGAAAATGGTAAAGTTGTAGAAGTTGTAAAACTAGCACAAGATATTACAAAAAATAGATTAAGAAATCTATTTTATATAGGTCAAGTAAAGGCTATTAATAAATCAAATGCAGTTATTGAATTTGATATGAATGGAAATATTTTAAATGCAAATGATAATTTTCTAAATACATTAGGTTATACAAAAGATGAGATTTTAGGAAAACATCACTCCATTTTTTGTGAAGATAACTATAAAAACTCAAATGAATATAAAGAGTTTTGGAAAAAACTAAATCATGGTGAGTTCGATAGTGGTGTATATTTAAGATTGGGTAAAAATGGTAAGAAGGTTTGGATTCAAGCCACATATAATCCAATACTTGATATGAATGGTAAAGCATTTAAAGTTGTAAAATATGCTACAGATATTACAACTAAAACAAATACTATGATGGATATAGAAAAAGAGATAAAAGAGTTTTCTAACTCTTTAAATACACTTTTATCTACATCAAATAATATGTTAAAAGATGCAAAGTTTTCAAATGAAAACTCTCAGAATGCAACAAATGCTTCACAAAATATAAACTCTTTAATAGAAGATTTATCAAAAAAAATAGATGAAATGCAACATGCAACTATAAATATAGCATCAAAAACTTCAACAAATGAGAAAATAGCAGAAGATGCAAATGAGCAATCAAGAAAAACAGCAGCTGCAATGATAAAATTAAATGAAGAGAGTCAAAAAATAGGTGATACTGTAAATATAATCTCTCAAATAGCTTTTCAAACAAATATTTTAAGCTTAAATGCAGCAGTTGAAGCAGCAACAGCAGGAGAAGCAGGAAAAGGTTTTGCAGTTGTTGCACAAGAGGTACGGAATTTGGCAACTAGGTCAAACGATGCAGCAAAAAACATAACAGAAAGAATTGCACTTATTCAAAATTTAGTTAAGAATTCTCTTGATTCTATTCATGAAATTGATGATACTATCTCAAATATTAGCTCTATTTCAAAAGAGATTTCACTCTCTATGAGTGATCAAAAACAGAACTCTTCTATAATTTCACAAAGTGCAAAAGATGGCTCAGAAAGTTTAAATGAAGTTACAAAAAATATGAGAGATGTTGTTTTAAGTACACAAAATACTCTAATTGAAGCACAAAAAACACAAGATAGCTCAAACTCTTTAGTTGAGATTTCAAATAAACTTATAAAAACTCTGCAAGAGCTAAAGTAG
- a CDS encoding non-canonical purine NTP pyrophosphatase: MKIVLASANKGKIEEFKKLLPNIEVVAYSDILGKFDIDETGFTFKENAIIKASVVNEKLKQLGVKDFIVISDDSGISLPILQNEPGVFSARYAGVNASDKDNNKKLISKLDELNLENTPAFYTACITIIYNDLIYTVHGFMYGVAINKELGENGFGYDPLFIPNGFTKTLGELDFEVKQEFSHRSRALNLAKKVLDVIL; this comes from the coding sequence ATGAAAATAGTATTAGCTAGTGCAAACAAAGGGAAAATAGAGGAGTTCAAAAAACTTCTTCCAAATATAGAAGTAGTTGCATATAGTGATATTTTAGGAAAATTTGATATAGATGAAACAGGTTTTACTTTCAAAGAGAATGCAATAATAAAAGCAAGTGTTGTAAATGAAAAATTAAAACAATTAGGAGTTAAAGATTTTATAGTAATCTCTGATGATAGTGGAATTTCTCTTCCTATCTTACAAAATGAACCAGGGGTTTTTAGTGCAAGATATGCAGGAGTTAATGCAAGTGACAAAGATAATAATAAAAAATTAATATCAAAACTAGATGAGTTAAATTTAGAAAATACTCCAGCATTTTATACAGCTTGCATAACGATAATTTATAATGATTTGATTTACACAGTTCATGGTTTTATGTATGGAGTCGCTATAAATAAGGAGTTAGGAGAAAATGGTTTTGGTTATGACCCTCTTTTTATTCCAAATGGATTTACAAAAACTTTGGGAGAGCTTGATTTTGAAGTAAAGCAGGAGTTTTCACATAGAAGTAGAGCATTAAATTTGGCAAAAAAAGTTTTGGATGTTATTCTATAA
- a CDS encoding rhodanese-like domain-containing protein: MFKLFLGSVIVASSIFAADLQTTGVEVTLENGKKATIKRVPKPKECETVAFDPKDVFGGVHEAAPSVNENCKRNFVTYFGKIAPIKASDKIETYGEVEVLEFIEKSKTDKNLLLIDSRTENWYNHETIAGAINVPYVYTKKSQYPDEFQEALETFGVVEKDGKYDFTNAKTLLMFCNAIWCGQSPEAMRELMAIGYPQEKMKWYRGGMQSWLSVGLSTIKP; the protein is encoded by the coding sequence ATGTTTAAATTATTTTTAGGAAGTGTTATTGTTGCAAGTAGTATATTTGCAGCAGATTTACAAACAACTGGGGTTGAAGTTACTTTAGAAAATGGTAAAAAAGCTACTATAAAAAGAGTGCCTAAACCAAAAGAGTGTGAAACTGTTGCATTTGATCCAAAAGATGTTTTTGGTGGAGTTCACGAAGCAGCTCCTAGTGTAAATGAGAATTGTAAAAGAAACTTTGTAACATATTTTGGAAAAATTGCACCAATAAAAGCTAGTGACAAAATAGAAACTTATGGAGAGGTAGAGGTTTTGGAGTTTATTGAAAAATCAAAAACAGACAAAAACCTACTTTTAATTGATAGTAGAACTGAAAACTGGTATAACCATGAAACTATTGCAGGTGCTATTAATGTGCCTTATGTATATACAAAGAAATCTCAATATCCAGATGAGTTTCAAGAGGCTTTAGAAACTTTTGGGGTAGTTGAAAAAGATGGAAAATATGACTTTACAAATGCAAAAACACTTTTGATGTTTTGTAATGCCATTTGGTGTGGACAATCTCCTGAAGCTATGAGGGAGCTTATGGCTATTGGTTATCCTCAAGAGAAAATGAAGTGGTATAGAGGTGGAATGCAGTCTTGGCTTAGTGTTGGATTATCAACAATTAAACCTTAG
- a CDS encoding tetratricopeptide repeat protein, with translation MKTTIKSVIFFFLLTISLFANNIVNQGYEELKKGNVLEALTLFKNACEAGGYSGCYNLGLIYFDGKYIEKSYEKAFENFEKACTEGHQNSCYNLAFMYEKGLGVQKDNFKAVDLYIKTCKNGLSSSCYNLGIMYKKGEAVEKDGFRAIDFYTKACDMNHQKACYNLGVIYLDGEFLAINKIKAKEYFEKSCELGYNIACEELGKL, from the coding sequence TTGAAAACTACAATCAAAAGTGTTATTTTTTTCTTCTTATTGACTATATCATTGTTTGCTAATAATATTGTAAATCAAGGGTATGAAGAGCTTAAAAAAGGAAATGTTTTAGAGGCTTTGACCTTATTTAAAAATGCTTGTGAAGCTGGTGGATACTCTGGTTGTTATAATTTAGGATTAATCTATTTTGATGGAAAATATATAGAAAAGAGCTATGAAAAGGCATTTGAAAACTTTGAAAAAGCTTGTACAGAAGGACATCAAAACTCTTGTTATAATCTTGCATTTATGTATGAAAAAGGTTTAGGAGTTCAAAAAGATAACTTTAAAGCTGTTGATTTATATATAAAAACTTGTAAAAATGGATTGAGCTCTTCTTGTTATAATTTAGGAATTATGTATAAAAAAGGTGAAGCAGTTGAAAAAGATGGGTTTAGAGCTATTGATTTTTATACAAAAGCCTGTGATATGAATCATCAGAAAGCCTGTTATAATTTGGGAGTTATCTATCTTGATGGAGAATTTTTAGCTATAAATAAGATAAAAGCAAAAGAGTATTTTGAAAAATCTTGTGAGTTAGGATATAACATAGCTTGTGAAGAGTTGGGAAAACTTTAA